A region of the Ostrinia nubilalis chromosome 21, ilOstNubi1.1, whole genome shotgun sequence genome:
TCGGGCATTTATTCAGGGAACGCCGGCGCCTTAGTTAGCGTCATGCCGGGTGTTCCATCTTCCCACCTACTTGTGGCCAGGGTGCCTAAAAAGCCAGGACAGGTACCTAagctataaattattattactcataaaaaaaactcataaaactcatttaatttcaaaaagtacttttacacgtcccagtaggtattaaccctaccactgcttcgggacaataaatgggccagtgctgagaagaagcagcgcaagaaactcagtcactatttacGTCAGTAATCGTTACGATTTCAGTGACAGTTAAACTTTTCCCCTACCAACTTTTACTGGTggataactttttttttctttacaggTGACGTACAAATATCATGGTCCAATCTTCGATGACCCAAAGAACAACCAACTGTTTCTGAATAAAGATTTAACGTTGCCAGCTGAAATCTCTCGAGAGTTGACACCTGGTTTCCAAGAATTCACGCTAGCAGACAAAGGGGTGAGCTGCAGGTTCAGGGTTAAGACTAGGGTCAATGCCCCTGAAGGTTCTCAAACGGTGCGTATTAactattaattaaaagtttaagCTCTTTTTAGTTCTATAATGTATAAGCTTGGTTGGATGGTTTCAGTTTTTATCCTACGTATCGGGTCTGAAAGTATTGCTGATGCTTTTTGCctgtacctatacagggtggaattttttaatgccacctggagggaaagtactcttaatattgtagatggaaaatttttctcaaagaaaacattcctttatttttgaaaagaaatagaactgcaatCAAAGATTTGCaataatttgcttgccacacccgggaatcgaaccaactaaaatctgcaaaaatttacaccctgtatttttattacatcgatcgttagggttaagtataaggatgaaatctctctaacaaacttgataaatcaaatgaaaggaaaaccgtgaaatcttaaattaggtactttaaatatgtacaggaaattgtatggtatggtagagaattttcgaaaaaatttcgaaaatctttgaatgcagttttctttcttttcaaaaataaaggaatgttttctttcagtaaaattttctatctacattattatttagaGTAACTacctactttccctccaggtggcattaaaaaattccaccctgtatattgtttTGCTGTGATTATAATCAACTTCAAAAAGCTTCACTTTTGACGGTGGGTGTAGTAGTTAGAAGACCCACCCAATTCCCAGATTTCGAATAACCTGTAATTTTCGTAAATGGTGAAATTATTGTTTACAAAGAGGTGGCAATCTTTTGAAATGGCTTGCTCATTCATTACAGATTCCGAAGTACCGAGCCTTTGTAAAAGACGGCGCTAACACTTACGCCAAGCGCCATATTGGTGTGGTCTACTGCGCGATCGTAGCCTGCAAGGACGACACCGCTACCAGCTGTCCTTACAAGTAAGTTTCCTGCTTTAGGTAATTCTATTAagattaaatttttgataagttagtctacctacattttagagacagttaaaacaaaactcttaaatcacattcggcctgatcattactTTCTATCACGTGAGATGCAGGTgaaaagcttcctcgttgtggataaaaaaaaactattatccATTCAGCAAACTTTGATACCTAATCGATAATGATaagaaaattcataaaaatattggaCAAAGAAAACGCATATTTAATAACGTCATATAAACAAATCACATCGCCTATCAATTACGTTATATGTACTGTTTCGCCAGGTTCAGCAAGGACGAGATGTTCACAGAGTTTGAAGAGCTAGAGATAAGCATGACGACCTATAGTTACCAACATAACTCCACTTTGGACTGCGACAACGTGGTTTACTACCCAACATCGTTGAGGAACAACAAATTCCCGCTGCAACCACTCAACTATACCTTTACCAAGTCACAAAATGGCGCCGAACGACTTGACGTTTGCTCACAAAATGGCGTCAACACAAATGGCGGGAATTTATACAACGATGTTCTGGAAAACAGCAAACTGGAAGACCTCTCTTACAAATTGAACTCGGCACAAAATGAAATAGTTTCTTTTGGCATTTGGGGCAGGTTGTATAATAGAGACGTAAACCCAGTGGAAAACGTATCAGAGGAAGACGTAAATAATTACATTGaaattgaaaatgtaatttttaatgCAGCAGACAAATACAGTACTGATTAAGATCTCCTTTCTTtacttatgtaggtaataaATTACAGATGTATCCGAACAAATTATCATTACTTCGCTTATTGCTATTATGTTAAGGTCTAGGTAACAGTTAGACCATGCCATGTTCGCATAGTACCCTTATTCAATGACTAATTATCTAGgtgacatttattttaatactcaTTAAACTCATTAAATTACTACAGCATTATTATTTaaggaataaaataaatggaatatcCAAATTAGGAACCTTTTTCATTTTATGAAGTTTCTACTCGTAACCTCCACTTATGCCTCCACTAAACTCCTTCCTTTAAATACTACAACTACCTACTTTCCAAAATGTAGAGCATCATCTTTCTTTTTTCTATTGGTTCGGGTGTGTAAGAAATACTCGCAGCAACGAATATTACATACATCTCGTCTATGCTCAACATAGTCAGCATCAGTGGAATCGGATTAGAGCTCCTCTCCGCTTAGGTTGAAAAAGGCCATTTATCACGTGCTGCGACCCGCATTAGAAATAAAACTTCACATTGCATGaaaactataattaattatgtcccTCGGGGCTGTCATCATAAGCCTGCCTTGTGTGCAGCATATGACTCCTCAGACCCTGGCTGTTGAGTTTCTCCCGCCGCAACGCCTGCGACCGCGCCCGCCGGCGGCCCACCGCAGACCGCAGCTGCCCGCCGCCTCGTCGACGGCCCACAcctttgaataaattattatttacctgGTCACTCAGGGGATCCACCCAAAATCGATAAATGTAGCTGACACACTTGCCAAAATGCTGGATCACTATCCATTTATATTACCCCttcaaaaaataatacttatccCTTCATTCAGAATCAAATAATCCTGCACACGAGAACTCTGCTCGAAACATCCACAAATTGAAAAACGAAACGTGGAAAATCGTCCAGAGTCCGGTCAAACTCCAGACCCAGCAGAAGGTAAAAAAGCCAGCAATTTAAGAGTGACTGAATTCTCAAGGAAGCAttcaatcaataataataaaacaattgtGTTATGACTGCCgaatcgataataataatacataagtgACTAATTACGTAACGGCTATTGTTTTAATACTCCAGGCCAACACAATATTTACTATTGCATTTCCGTAATAATTGCAATAGTTTTCGACACacgtttaatattatgttaggTGTATTCAGAATTAGGTGTGTTAGTAATTTATCAAGAAGCTCATTTATAACGTAATGCTTTACCTATCTATACTCGTAGTAGGTACCGCAGTCCGCAACCACCAAATGTTTaagtaatattagtaggtaaacTTTTTTGGTGCATGTAAAAATAAGACCAACCTCCTtggaaaaatttaaaattatctt
Encoded here:
- the LOC135082314 gene encoding vanin-like protein 2, whose protein sequence is MRYVIVFCVSLCFVSVSHQKSTPEDDSYVAAILEYQFTRNTTQNLHNYLDYIRQAAEKNADVLVFPEMTLTRGDKIKVPIHGLLKQYPIPALRPDLYNEILVSLSAAARQHEIYVLVNLQEEMDCRDAPGEYCPEEKTYVFNTNVVFDRTGAIIDRYRKINLFGEYTRHPALRPELGLFSTDFGVTFGHFICFDIMFQVPATQVVQKHNLTDVLYSTMWFSEMPFLTAVQTQQEYAYTMNINLIGANANNVKVATAGSGIYSGNAGALVSVMPGVPSSHLLVARVPKKPGQVTYKYHGPIFDDPKNNQLFLNKDLTLPAEISRELTPGFQEFTLADKGVSCRFRVKTRVNAPEGSQTIPKYRAFVKDGANTYAKRHIGVVYCAIVACKDDTATSCPYKFSKDEMFTEFEELEISMTTYSYQHNSTLDCDNVVYYPTSLRNNKFPLQPLNYTFTKSQNGAERLDVCSQNGVNTNGGNLYNDVLENSKLEDLSYKLNSAQNEIVSFGIWGRLYNRDVNPVENVSEEDVNNYIEIENVIFNAADKYSTD